The DNA window taaataaacagttcaaaaaaaCATACATATCAGTTCACAGGGAGATTCTCTGAGTTTATGGTTTGAACTGTCTATTTccatgtactgctttccatctattttgcatctaacactctattcctgtataaatatgcctgccttcagatattgtgttgtaccagcctgatgaagggatagtTCTAgtatcccgaaagctcgcaatttgtcgtcttttttttttttttttttcctttagttagccattaataaaggtgtcaactactgaggacttctctcaaaattttctttttcatatccactggctaacatggtacaaagacatttttcctTACACAATATGATTTATTAGTATTCTTCCTGTATCTAGCACAGTAGTGGGCTACATGGTACACTTACGTACGCCTCACTTTAGAGTTTTAGGACTAGCCAGGTCTTGGGACTGAATTCCTTTCATCCATGTAACTAGGTGTCTAATGCTTTGTGGATTTTCACTTATCTACGTGTATATCTGTTTAAGTAGTAATAGCTGCTAAAGATATCCTCAGCGTTTGGAGATGTGTATTTCACTGCCTGGAATCCACTCCATTCTAACTGCTTGTGTGGTTTTGGTTTAAGATACTCTCCGCTTATATCAGATCAAAGAAGGAACTGAAGTACCAATATCCTTGACCAAAAAAGGCATTGCATGGTGGACTGATAAGAATGTGAAGTTTAGAAATCCAACTGGAAATACCACTGATCTGAAGGAAATATTCAAAGGTAACCTAACccaagaaaacttttttttttttttttttttaataaagtactttggtaaaaaatgttattttttgatCAGACAGGCCTTGTGATAACAGATATAGATGTTTAGTTATCTTTTTTTGAATGCTCCTTTGTTCCTTTTTCATGTACCTGTATTTTAATGTACCTTCTGTATCGTCGTGGGGTCACCGTTAGCCTACATGACCCATCCATCTCTTGATGGCCACAAAGTTGCCTTGTCGCATGACTTTCTACATGGTTGCAATGATTTATAGAGCTAGTACATTACATGACTGTTTCCTTAAATGGAAAAAGCAGATGAAAACTATTTGTGTAcctgttaggctctgttcacagtaATGTCAGAGGCTCCATGCAACTCTCTATTTTTATAGTGAAAACATGaacctggcagactccattatacgtCATTGATGACTTCACTGTTTACTAAAAGAGCAGAAGTTGCTAAATCaacatggggcaacacggtggctcagtggttagcactgcagccttgcagtgctggggtcctgggtttgaatcccgacaggaacaacgtctgcaaggagtttatgttctccccgtgtttgagtggatttcctccctttctttaaagacatactgataggagaacaatgtacattgtgatccctatatggggcttacaatctacattaaaaaataaataaataaataaaaagttgctAAAACATTCCGCATGCTGTCCCTTGGAGCACCCCTTGATGCCGGTACCTATCTGACTTTTCTCTTTCTGTTTTGTAGATACAACAAAGCCAATTAATTGGCAGAAAGCTGTCTATGAACTGGATCCACAGGACCCTGACAACAATGGTTTCATCAATGAAGATTTTATTGTGTGGATGCGCACTGCGGCACTTCCTACTTTCAGAAAACTTTATGGATTGATAGAAAAGAGCGACTCCTCTTTTGCTGCCTTGGCACCTGGCAATTACTCTCTGCATGTAGAATACAGTATCCTTTTACAATCTCAGGGGAAACATCATGCTTCACTTAAATGATCTTAAAAGATGGGATCACTTTTAATCTGCTATAATCCAAGTTTATTGCTTACCCATATTTTCAGTTCGAGGACCCCTGGTGCACATAGGGAAAGCTTATAAACACTGGACTTGGCACACTCTTCCCTGGCTGTCCTCCGGCTCAGTCCACTTAGTAACATATCCTGTACATTTACCTAGCTATGCATAGGGCACAGTGTATGGTACAGATATGATACCGCAGACATTAGCAGCTGGTTTCAGGTGCAACAGCGAGGACTGGAGAACTTCATTACTGACTGTTGAGTCAATAGTGATCTCTGCATCTAAGTGGTTAGACAGAGGGATAAGGGCTCCCTGCATCGCCTCTTCAGTTTTCCCATGATGCAATTGCAAGCAGCTGAATGGTTGATGTTGCAAAGAGAGGCCAGAAGAAGGCCGCAAGTCCTGCTGTATTTGATAAAAAGATCACATGGTGAAGCGCAGCTTGACCATATAGtctaaacaaaaaaatatatatatatatatatattagtttcaGCATAGTTTTTTTAGGCAGTTTTGATAACATCTAGTTCAGCTTTCTGGCTAAAGAAGAAGGGAAGGGGAAACAacttcttggaaaaaaaaaaacaaaaaaaaacagtacatACTTTTCCAGCCTAAATTTGGTATTGATATTTTTGTAATGGTCCACAGATCAAAAAGACATGTCATTTATACTGCATGTTGCAGACATTTTATATGAAATTCTACCGCCCCAAAAAACGAAACGGCTgcgttttttaaaattttttttacccTATCCACTTTCCCTCAAAAAATGTGTGGTCTTCAGTTTAATACATGCACCCCAAAATTGTACCTTTACATAACATTTGTCTAACAAAATGTAAGCCCTCACAGctccacgtggtgtaaacgccgcagttttggaaattgcagcatgtcatttatgccTATGGAAATGCCATTAGTTTCCTAATAggtacaatggaagcagaaagtccacagagaccACCGTTgtggactttatgtgaaaagtgctgcaggaaaaacactgATGCATCTCAATCGCAGTTTTTTTTTGCAATCCTTTTTGGCTATGGCCTGCtatggtggggccttagcctgactcAAATTAGCCTGGTCTTTGAGGGGTTAACACAAGACCTTTGCAGGATAGCAGAATACTGAAATGCATCATGGTGGGCCTTCATTTCAATACCTCATACAATAGTACTGATCAGTACTATACTCTGGTTACTCATTTTGCTTGTTTTTCTTAGCAATCTGCAATTGGATCAAATAGTGTGATATCTGTCTATCTCTACATGAAGCCATGTGCCTTCTGTTTTCATTTTTCGTCTAGTGGTTTTCCTATACATTTCTCAGATTACCCTGTCCTCAGCTTTGATGGAAGAAAAAGAATGATCCTCAGCACGATCTCCTGGATGGGGGGAAAGAATCCGTTCTTAGGAATTGCATACATTACTGTCGGCTCCATCTGTTTCTTCTTGGGTGTTGTTCTGCTTATTATCCACCATAAATATGGAAACCGCAACAACAGTGCCGATATTCCAAACTAATTGTTTGCATCATGTTTTGCATGTGCACTTACGAAAGTCTGCACGGCTTGTGTGCTAGCTTCCTCCTTTAGTATTCTTAATACTATTTATTTTATGAAGTGGGATTATTTTAGTCTTTGGTGAAATATTCAAGGAAACATTGTTGGGATGTGTTCACATAGTGGAATTTGAGGTGGCCTTTCTGCATGAAAATCCTATTCGGAAAGCAAAATTCAGGCAGTTTCCACAATCATTCAGCAGCGGAAACTGCAGCAATAGCAAGCAGTCCTaaaaacaatgggaagcagattcAGGCCATTGTCTCAAATTACTCTTCAAATTCTGTTGTGTGAACATGCTCTTACCCTTCAAACCCTTCTTATGAAAGTGAAAGCTAAGTCCTGTGCCCAGTCTTCATGCTTATTCCGGCCTGCACAGTTGTAGGTTACGTTTTCAGcgaggaaaaaaatatatatatttaagtaTTGATTATTTCTTCCCATTTTAGTGTGCCTGTCTTTCCAGTGAAAGGCTACAGAGATTAAATAAAATTGGTGAACAGGTTAAAACTATCAGATTTGTTTCCCCACCTTTTTATTTTGATATATTGAAGTGGTAAGGCTCTGTTAACATTAGCATTACGACTTGTGTTCATTAAACAGCAACTTATGAATGCGTaaggatcccattgacttgtactgGGATCCGTCAGggtgctgtattttttttatttttatagaaagAATAGGGCTGAAGACTGTGCTTCTCGCTGCCAAAATTACCAGAACCCCAGGCAGAAAGTGTAAAATGCTCATTTGTATTGTGTAATACTAAAGACTATATTAGACTGGTCGATATTCAGGGCTATTCTCAGCAACAAGTGCTCGTAGAAACGTTTGTTGGCCATGCTAGCCCTGTCTAACAGAGCTGCTGATCAGTTGACACTCGCTGGATGGCTGGTTGCAGAGTTTTGCAGAATAAAAGATATAGATTCCCTGTGACATCAGGACAGCGCCGCTCATAATTCATGTAGCTAGATGGAGGAGAAAAAGATTGCAGTAGGGATTGTCGCTCCCACCATCCGGTCTGCATTGGCCTGTGTAATAAGGCTGATGTAAACGAGTGCCGATAAACGTTATCTTGTTGGTCAGTGCTCTGACTGCCCAATGAAGCCTTTAGTGTGGCCATAAATGACACATTTGCGTTTAGGAGAAGATGAACATCAAGTGATAATTATGCAATGTTCATGCAAACAATAATGTATTATCGCTGTACAAATAGGCCTCCATTAAATAAACTGCAGGTTACAGGTAGCTATTTCAAGTGCTTAAAGCGGATGTCCAACAAAGTAAAAAATTTTAGCAACAGagcaaaataaagtaaataaaaaatatatatttgcccAGCTTAGAGAGATCCCACTATTCCCATTTTAAGACTTGCTGGATACCCGCTGGTCTCTCTTTCCTGGTTTTGCTGTGATACAGCATGAAATCTGTGTCACTTTACTGCTATGTCAAGATTGTACCAGCAGGAATCCAGCAAGTGTTGGAATTGGTGAAGCGAGTACAGATCCTCAAAATAATTCAACTCATTCATCCTTTTTGCTCTAAAATAATATTCCACCTTTGACAAAAGTTTCATTCTAGAACtttacatgttaaaaaaaaaaaatcctatttacCAATCCTCCAGCTGAAGTTGTAATTTATTTTGCACATTGTTTTTATGATGGTTGTATGTAGAACTGTATATAAAATACTGTTTCCCCAATGTTGGTATACTACAGATGTAATATGATGTCTTTTCTAGTAATGCGCTGTTCTCTGTACATTAGAGGCACTATATACAGTCTTTAGAATGGATCTTTGTGGATCAATGCTGTAGCCTGGACGTTTAGGGGTTAGTGTTTAAGtttccacattgcagaaagataaAGGATGATAGTCACCACTTGTGCTGCAAATCAGATGTATAGATTTTCCATGGAAAAAGTACttaagtaaaatatatatatatatatatatatatatatatatatatatatatatatatatgcacttaaGAGCACTCTCTTAAACCGAGGCTCCttgtagcaaaacacagctaaaaaaaaaaacacagcaaaaacgcaGTGttcttgctgtgttttttttctgtgctttTTCTCCCCCTATTAAATAAATAGGGAAACTGTTTATGACttcacagctaaaattaacatgatgCAATTTTTAAAATGCAGCTTCCTCCTCCCACCAGGTGTCTCACTTGGATGGGTGGTGCCACcctttcacttctatgagactgtCGCAGATCACCTTGGATGTTCCTTGTGTGCTGCACAAGTCTGCATTGCATGTTACTCTGTTACATTCTCAGTGGCATCTGTCCAGAGATTGTTGAGAGTTCCCAAACAGATCAGAATTCAGCTCAAGATTGAAGCCTCATGTAGTATAAATGCAGCATTTCTTGGTCATTGCAGAAACAGCAGGAAAAAAGCTATTGTTTTACAATCCTAGCAAAGGAGATAAGATTATTTAATTTCCTCTCGCACAATtcaggaaaaaaatgctgcagaaaatgcAGCATGGTTAATTTTACCTATGAAAACGCTACCTTTTCTTCATAGACTCAATTGGAGGAAAATTATAGAGGCGAATCTCAGCAGGAAAGCAGTGAGGCGCTTGTTGTTTTACAGcactttttagctgtgtttcatgACATGTAACCTTTAGCCTAAATGAGTATTCTTCGGCGCAGAGAGAGGCTTTGTTCAATCCATTTTTGTTGTCCAGTTTTAACTGCTGTGAAGATCGAGAATGTTGTAGCTCTACATCCCTCCTAGAGCCTGTACACTATAGGAGCTTTGTACTTCCACACGGCCATATTCCCCATACAGTTGTATTTGTGATTTGGGTATGTATAGGCAGTCACCAGTCATGGTCGCTTCTGGAAATGCTTCACCATCCAAaacataggaaaaaatgtaccaaATGATTTCAGATGTGTGTAAAGAGGAATGATTGTGTTCGCTTAAACTATGATGTGCTTGTTCAGGTTTCTGTTACATGTACATGGTAAAGGGTCTATTATAGTTAGATACATGATGTGAATATTCATGCTGAAACTTTGCTAAAATTAATTTAACATTCCTTTTATCTTttagtttgatttttttcccacttttttctttttctgtatcTTTATATAGTATCATTTTATTTGTTTGTGTTGTTACATATTTCATGTGTACAGTGTAATTTAAGATATCAATATTTGGTCTTGTATAGTTCTTCTCTATCCAGTCCTTTAAGGATTGCCAACAGCCCTTCAGAAATTCAAGTAGAAAGAACACTTacccttgttcacatcagcatttggattctgtctgggggagtctgcatggagcccccccccccccccccatgagaacggaataataataataatacattttaaataccaaacacaagtgcaaagcactgtgctgtaaaagtccatagactataatggggtttgtgtgcttacTGGCAGATCAGTAAGCGCTTCCAATTGTGCTTGTATTTggttcggggagggggggggatgtctccatgtggactcttcccggacggaatacgaaagcagatgtgaaccaacccgtACTTTGATTTAGAGAAACCAATAAACAGGACCTTATGGCATTTCTTAAGGATTGGACTGAGAAGCCTGACATAATACAGGTGAAATCTCCTCCATAggctttataatttttttaagctAATATTTGATTTTCCTAGGAATACATGTATGAGAGGTATCCAGGCATATCCACAATTTTCTATACACCATATTGCATTTGGTAGTTATCatcggattttttttttgtaaatgtctgTCTGTCCATTGTAGCATGGCTTAATGTGCATGTTCATCTCAATGGGTACAGGAAGACAAGCTGCTGTCTGAATCCATTCACACATTGAAAACTGCATAAAGAAATGCACCATGTGAATAAACCTGACACGTATGGCAGCAAAGAATGGGGCATGTTAAATATCTTACATGCCCAGTACACCAGTCTGTCCTTGTCTGTATTATACAGACTGTGGTTATTAATGTATTTTGGCAGCTTTAGCTTAAGAATACCATTAGGCTGTCAtatgactttgtttcctttacaaCAAAGAGATCTAAACCTCAAGGCTGACAAATAGAAAATCTAGCTGTATAATAGTGGAACTGGTAGGCCTCGATAGAAGAACTGTGAGCCAAAAAAGTAAATCCCAACCTTGGATAAAATATTGTGAGGTGGAGATATAGAGGATGATCTAAACTTTTCCTAGCCATGTCCTGGGCTTCATGGGCTTTAGTGCCCTGTTAGTAAATCCCCCGCAGATCTTCTCTCATTGCAGGCGGTGTCATCGATGGGCTGCCTGACTGCACTGACTCTTTTGTTTCCTTCAGTCTATAAATGTCTGTGTCCACTTTGTGTTGTCTTTAATGGAAAACTTTATGGACAGAAAT is part of the Leptodactylus fuscus isolate aLepFus1 chromosome 3, aLepFus1.hap2, whole genome shotgun sequence genome and encodes:
- the TMEM30A gene encoding cell cycle control protein 50A → MAMNYKEEDGNHHSGVGPGPAVKSKKPDNTAFKQQRLPAWQPILTAGTVLPAFFVIGIIFIPIGIGIFVTSNNIREYEIDYTGIDSNSPCYKCLNVSWNSTPCHCIINFTLDNAFESNVFMYYGLSNFYQNHRRYVKSRDDSQLNGDKNSLTNPSKECDPYRVNQNKPIAPCGAIANSMFNDTLRLYQIKEGTEVPISLTKKGIAWWTDKNVKFRNPTGNTTDLKEIFKDTTKPINWQKAVYELDPQDPDNNGFINEDFIVWMRTAALPTFRKLYGLIEKSDSSFAALAPGNYSLHVEYNYPVLSFDGRKRMILSTISWMGGKNPFLGIAYITVGSICFFLGVVLLIIHHKYGNRNNSADIPN